One genomic window of Aethina tumida isolate Nest 87 chromosome 3, icAetTumi1.1, whole genome shotgun sequence includes the following:
- the LOC109601681 gene encoding PHD and RING finger domain-containing protein 1 isoform X2 yields MSDDSDASPHQKRKRKARRLEDSSSESSSDDFSAPVRTRTKSRNRNPIADSSSDSDSDDSCVVRRRKKKVARVTSDSDSDNSSGSSIVVRIRSKSGARILSASESDSSQWETEGSDAEPDSRTAVAASVQDANVDSDSSDGQSDKCPICLATFRTQEIGTPESCDHQFCLECIQEWSKNMNTCPVDRQEYNLILVRRQVNGKVARQIPIEKPQPQNDVEITEELTFCEICGQSEYEDRMLLCDGCDLGFHLFCLTPPLDEVPAGRWYCNDCSADDVVDREISLFEIQMLFDDQVNMIQPTERRRNQSSRYQYSILGRLYKRLVVRCKRLALISHTLQHISRPSIFLIDRLIPRTRQSERVRRQIQTNRMNQSLRLQQEMPSTSSGADNSIHLSDGVTSTTSRRTAGTARKPRKKKTRKTKRRRRVFEVDEATGEMVEVKRKKRKSRAKTRRRNRVVARPKTVKKRLAAQLGICAPKSVPQNLPDVRVPSTTANSIGVMRHQAGIPALHLFGQNHELDYFSDEDIDGSDILVRRAPNHSDVAAMRRTARRKAVVIPCTVSSSSDLLDSIMDSQERLHSRNTVFSVDRDGKFKMEPKLGNNNNNYINVKQQDSVVRQCPTSYTNKTTSNSNNYREDAETSREYHGNSSYQHSTPSSTMEPAAGSRSSSSNDQDQPQDYSQRTLSASCDATYDDPDKNKKGSDSGSNSPNSDSDVDIYSDIETVSTSKVDDDESYNKPPPQPAAPQNDSNAGDDDDNSETEMVIDTEKEPEKHTEHDEEDAKQVTSTVDAEIAPQNRPQYSASEIQSEAVQSSNQVDYLKNDYQDKDQYDDDDSEDGCPNFSIYSKESIKLAKDSDVGNNESGSSGDNQVGEVSSSPNGPERSVHRTQDVAGPSTSQQYEAYDPEMETESPRPPEDIDDDDQEENKPDGAEESRPTEVMKKPNVSSGGLYSDSEDESVVRKEAVQFGMNDLRNMTEDISEEERSYTPCLDEKNTSFKEGIEGLDTELISDEDRNDFDESHEQKAVSDGGDALEINAKESELDFTRPEDYEEGEIIDKLKNSKKPEEEPKKEDESPKKAKKKEKTADNEGNKENEVQNKETFKKLSKSSKDRNYREKDRSKSREKKSDKDKDKQKEKEKKDKKRRKEIVRYNVRALIAVKPKRDQFGRDIPQRKSESRNRSFTPPIRRSSSRPRQSPSPKRRGRSRTRNRNRVTQSRSRNRVGSRSRSRNKLSRSKTPPRRRSRSKDKKRKRSTSRSKKPTKTRTSSKSKRKARSHSRRRSRSKSPRKKRDWKRRRSTDWTPSFSRSPSPDQAPFSPSWTPPRILDKVQQKQQHSNLKVILPNDGGKKKKEKKKKSEKRKDSDRQRKRTRYDRTPPPSKEVFASGENILVSVSFNKENETRDVTTRDKRRKTVEEPPKKKKKSKNKAQRKDLSGVKPVAIIDLERSPFQVVSSPKDVIVLSDSDNGEDVQKNICDSSQQVASPERCGVNTYTMGPKTPPEPQVKFSLNAKPPTIRAISNPLHEADEMDVEPDQEDITDSVHKGPNTPPEPPNSPPSSPDAYDPFEPTKSRSPTPEPLETTQSNEPDMAEADDDKIHNQSPDKSLTPPVADIQPADSQSSIHATPDIKSPERIGATINQPAAKPVAQTTPFSTGATSLINSAPINNLAPPRINIINSTIVQQSSIPQRIVLPNVQKSSPVKIAPTKSIKPMPSKQANNKNSRGKGRQNGASDDMVLDLDSPYSPGSSDYEDLFEPPPESGGKSSKSSSKTTSSKTKSTFDALFGSPSYSASKPTKKDKVKKVQVSPTKGTKQVGVKLDEDNLKILDELPNSAVEMQVKDKVQYLKKLNRQERVVEEVKLVLKPHYNKKRINKEEYKDILRRSVPKICHNKSGEINPTKIKSLIEAYVKKIRHSKKVTSSSSVNPQKV; encoded by the exons ATGAGTGACGATAGTGATGCGAGTCCTCACCAAAAACGCAAAAGAAAAGCTCGTAGGCTGGAAGACAGTTCTTCTGAAAGTTCCAGTGATGACTTTTCCGCGCCTGTTCGAACGAGAACAAAGAGCAGGAACCGAAATCCGATAGCGGATTCTTCCTCAGATTCTGATAGTGATGATTCTTGTGTTGTGCGAAGGAGAAAGAAAAAAGTTGCG AGAGTGACCTCTGACTCAGACTCAGACAATTCGTCCGGATCGTCCATCGTTGTGCGCATAAGAAGCAAGAGCGGCGCCCGAATTCTGTCGGCGAGCGAGAGCGATTCGAGCCAGTGGGAGACGGAGGGCAGCGATGCGGAGCCCGACTCGAGAACGGCGGTCGCCGCCTCAGTTCAGGACGCCAACGTCGACTCAGACTCGAGCGACGGCCAGTCCGACAAATGTCCCATCTGCCTGGCGACGTTCAGGACGCAGGAGATCGGCACGCCCGAGTCCTGCGACCACCAATTCTGTCTCGAGTGCATCCAGGAGTGGTCCAAGAACATGAACACTTGCCCGGTAGATCGACAAGAGTACAACCTGATCCTGGTGCGGCGGCAGGTCAACGGCAAAGTCGCCCGTCAGATCCCGATCGAGAAGCCGCAGCCGCAGAACGACGTCGAAATCACCGAGGAGCTGACCTTCTGCGAGATTTGCGGACAGAGCGAGTACGAGGACAGGATGTTGCTGTGCGACGGTTGCGATCTCGGCTTCCATCTGTTCTGTCTCACGCCGCCCCTGGACGAAGTGCCAGCCGGAAGGTGGTACTGCAACGATTGTTCGGCGGACGATGTGGTCGATCGTGAGATCTCGCTTTTCGAAATCCAGATGCTCTTTGATGACCAGGTTAATATGATTCAACCAACGGAGCGGCGTAGGAATCAATCTTCGAG ATACCAGTACTCGATTCTCGGTCGGTTGTACAAAAGGCTAGTAGTTCGCTGCAAACGTCTAGCCCTAATTAGTCATACGCTGCAGCACATATCCAG ACCATCTATTTTTCTGATCGACAGATTAATACCTCGCACGAGACAATCGGAACGCGTACGTCGACAGATACAAACCAACCGCATGAACCAGTCGTTGCGATTACAACAGGAAATGCCCAGCACATCGTCGGGAGCGGACAACTCCATCCACTTGTCGGACGGTGTCACCAGCACAACGAGTCGTAGAACCGCCGGAACAGCGAGAAAACCCCGCAAGAAAAAGACGAGGAAAACGAAACGTCGCCGACGTGTGTTCGAAGTTGACGAGGCCACCGGTGAGATGGTGGAAGTGAAGAGGAAGAAACGGAAGTCCAGAGCTAAGACGCGGAGACGTAACAGAGTGGTGGCGCGTCCCAAGACCGTAAAAAAACGATTGGCCGCCCAGTTGGGTATTTGCGCCCCAAAGAGTGTCCCCCAGAATCTTCCAGACGTGAGAGTTCCGTCGACTACTGCGAATTCGATAGGGGTTATGCGGCACCAGGCTGGCATTCCTGCCCTCCATCTCTTCGGACAGAATCACGAACTGGATTACTTCTCCGATGAGGATATCGATGGTTCGGACATACTTGTCAGGCGGGCGCCCAATCATTCTGACGTGGCGGCTATGAGGAGGACAGCTAGGCGGAAAGCGGTGGTTATCCCATGCACAGTCTCCAGTTCCAGTGATCTTCTTGATAGTATTATGGATAGCCAGGAACGACTTCATTCCAGGAACACCGTCTTCTCCGTAGACAGGGACGGCAAGTTCAAGATGGAACCGAAATTGggtaacaacaataacaattacataaaCGTTAAACAGCAAGATAGTGTGGTCAGACAGTGTCCTACCTCATATACAAACAAGACTACCTCCAACAGCAATAACTACAGGGAAGACGCGGAAACCAGCAGAGAATACCACGGCAATTCATCGTACCAACATTCCACCCCATCATCAACAATGGAACCGGCTGCAGGTTCACGATCATCTTCCAGCAACGATCAGGATCAACCCCAAGACTACTCCCAACGGACGCTGTCCGCTTCATGCGATGCAACATACGATGATCccgataaaaacaaaaaaggatCCGACAGTGGCAGCAACTCACCAAACAGCGATTCCGACGTGGACATCTACAGCGACATAGAAACCGTAAGCACAAGTAAAGTCGACGATGATGAATCGTACAATAAACCACCGCCGCAACCTGCCGCCCCACAAAACGATTCCAACGCCGGCGACGATGATGATAACAGCGAAACCGAGATGGTCATCGACACCGAGAAGGAGCCGGAAAAACATACTGAACACGACGAAGAAGACGCAAAACAAGTTACGAGCACGGTCGATGCGGAGATCGCACCCCAAAACCGGCCGCAATATTCCGCTTCCGAGATCCAATCTGAAGCCGTCCAGTCGTCGAATCAAGTGGATTACTTGAAAAATGACTACCAGGATAAAGATCAGTACGACGATGACGATTCGGAAGATGGATGTCCAAATTTCAGTATTTACTCAAAGGAGAGCATCAAATTAGCCAAAGATTCGGATGTTGGAAATAATGAGTCAGGCTCGAGCGGGGACAATCAAGTTGGAGAG GTAAGTTCATCGCCGAATGGACCTGAAAGAAGTGTACACAGGACACAGGATGTAGCAGGCCCTTCAACCAGTCAACAATATGAAGCCTATGATCCCGAAATGGAAACCGAATCTCCAAGACCACCAGAAGACATTGATGATGATGACCAGGAAGAAAACAAGCCTGATGGAGCCGAGGAAAGCAGACCCACTGAAGTCATGAAAAAGCCAAACGTTTCATCGGGTGGTCTATATAGCGACTCCGAAGATGAGTCGGTGGTCAGGAAGGAAGCCGTACAATTTGGAATGAATGACTTACGTAACATGACAGAAGACATCAGTGAAGAAGAAAGAAGCTATACTCCATGTTTGGACGAGAAGAACACGTCGTTCAAAGAAGGAATCGAAGGTTTGGATACTGAACTGATTTCAGACGAAGACAGGAACGACTTCGATGAATCGCACGAGCAAAAGGCGGTATCTGATGGTGGAGATGCGTTGGAAATCAACGCAAAAGAAAGCGAACTGGACTTCACTCGGCCGGAGGACTACGAGGAAGGGGAAATAATTGACAAGTTGAAGAATTCCAAAAAACCTGAAGAGGAGCCCAAGAAAGAGGATGAGAGTCCCAAAAAggcaaagaaaaaagaaaagacaGCAGACAATGAAGGCAACAAGGAGAACGAGGTGCAAAACAAAGAAACGTTCAAGAAACTGAGCAAAAGCAGCAAGGACAGGAATTACCGCGAAAAAGACAGGAGTAAATCACGCGAAAAGAAATCCGATAAAGACAAAGACAAGCAAAAGGAAAAAGAAAAGAAGGATAAGAAAAGGCGTAAGGAAATCGTACGATATAATGTACGAGCTCTTATTGCAGTGAAACCGAAAAGAGACCAATTTGGTAGAGATATACCACAAAGGAAGTCTGAGTCCAGAAATCGATCGTTTACGCCACCAATACGTAGATCTTCCTCACGACCCCGTCAATCACCATCACCTAAACGTCGTGGCAGATCCAGAACGAGGAATCGGAATCGCGTGACCCAATCTAGATCGCGCAACCGGGTTGGTTCTCGCTCTAGATCACGTAATAAGTTGTCCAGGTCGAAAACTCCACCCCGACGCCGATCCAGGTCCAAAGATAAAAAGCGGAAACGATCGACAAGCAGAAGCAAAAAGCCCACGAAGACAAGGACAAGTTCCAAGTCGAAACGGAAAGCAAGGAGTCACAGTAGACGAAGATCGAGGTCCAAGTCACCGAGGAAGAAGAGGGACTGGAAAAGAAGGAGATCCACTGATTGGACACCATCGTTTTCCAGGTCGCCTTCACCTGACCAAGCCCCGTTTTCGCCTTCTTGGACTCCACCTCGGATTCTAGATAAGGTACAACAGAAACAACAGCACAGCAATCTCAAAGTTATACTGCCAAATGATGGAGGGAAAAAGAAAAAggagaaaaagaagaagagtGAAAAGAGGAAAGATTCTGACCGTCAAAGGAAACGAACACGTTACGACAGAACTCCGCCACCTTCAAAAGAAGTTTTCGCCTCCGGTGAAAACATATTGGTTAGTGTTAGTTTCAACAAAGAAAATGAGACAAGGGACGTCACCACAAGGGATAAAAGGCGGAAAACCGTGGAAGAACCGccgaaaaagaaaaagaagtcCAAGAACAAGGCACAAAGAAAAGACTTGTCGGGTGTAAAGCCCGTAGCCATAATCGATTTAGAAAGATCACCGTTTCAAGTGGTGTCCTCACCTAAAGACGTAATCGTACTCAGCGACAGCGACAACGGCGAGGATGTACAAAAGAATATATGTGACTCGTCGCAGCAGGTCGCCAGTCCGGAGAGATGCGGGGTGAACACCTACACGATGGGACCAAAAACGCCACCTGAACCTCAAGTGAAGTTCTCACTTAATGCTAAACCGCCTACGATCCGTGCAATAAGCAATCCCCTTCACGAAGCAGATGAAATGGATGTTGAACCAGATCAAGAAG ATATTACCGATAGCGTGCACAAAGGACCAAACACGCCTCCGGAACCACCAAACTCACCACCCAGTTCGCCGGATGCTTACGATCCATTCGAGCCCACCAAGTCACGATCACCTACCCCTGAGCCTCTGGAGACGACTCAGTCCAATGAGCCCGATATGGCCGAAGCGGATGACGACAAAATACACAATCAGTCGCCCGACAAGAGCCTCACACCTCCTGTCGCCGATATCCAACCTGCTGATTCACAAAGCAGTATCCACGCGACGCCCGACATTAAATCGCCTGAAAGGATTGGGGCGACTATAAATCAA CCTGCTGCAAAACCTGTTGCACAAACGACGCCATTTTCAACCGGGGCAACATCACTGATTAACTCCGCTCCAATTAACAATTTGGCTCCGCCTaggattaatattatcaattcgACGATAGTACAACAGTCATCGATACCACAGCGGATCGTCCTACCCAATGTACAGAAGTCGAGTCCGGTAAAAATAGCACCAACAAAGTCCATAAAACCAATGCCGTCCAAGCAGGCGAATAACAAGAATTCCCGCGGAAAG GGCCGACAGAATGGTGCCAGCGACGATATGGTGCTTGATTTAGATTCACCTTATTCGCCAGGTTCGAGCGACTACGAGGACTTGTTCGAGCCGCCTCCAGAATCCGGTGGTAAATCGTCGAAAAGCAGTTCTAAAACCACATCGTCAAAAACGAAAAGTACATTCGACGCACTGTTCGGCTCGCCTTCCTACAGTGCTTCCAAACCAACGAAAAAAGACAAAGTCAAGAAAGTGCAAGTTTCGCCCACCAAAG GTACTAAACAAGTTGGTGTTAAATTGGATGAGGATAATCTCAAGATTTTGGATGAATTACCAAATTCAGCCGTTGAAATGCAAGTGAAAGACAAGGTACAG tatttaaagaaattgaacAGGCAAGAAAGGGTTGTGGAAGAGGTAAAACTGGTCCTGAAGCCGCACTACAATAAGAAACGTATAAACAAAGAAGAGTACAAAGATATTTTAAGAAGATCCGTACCTAAG atTTGTCACAACAAAAGTGGTGAAATAAATCCTACCAAGATCAAAAGTCTTATAGAGGCTTACGTGAAGAAGATTCGCCACAGTAAAAAAGTCACATCCAGCAGTTCTGTAAATCctcaaaaagtataa